A window of Amphiprion ocellaris isolate individual 3 ecotype Okinawa chromosome 12, ASM2253959v1, whole genome shotgun sequence contains these coding sequences:
- the LOC111574218 gene encoding pleckstrin homology domain-containing family G member 1 isoform X3 — MDSSPDSAERPISYSSTSSSASSRDSHCSLGSRSTLVAAPHCNPVTSNRDSGAIRLELVPARQLGCGEDDDRNDGGMDTGSGKGRQTATEHSEPELSPEGGDGTSQVQGTITYVDRVVKEILDTERTYVQDLRSIVEDYLECISNNSRLALSSEDKGSLFGNIQDIYHFNRDLLHHLEKCNADPVAIAECFVSKSEEFHIYTQYCTNYPRSVAVLTECMRNKALAKFFRERQESLRHSLPLGSYLLKPVQRILKYHLLLHEIANHMEKDTETYEVVQEAIDTMQRVAWHINDMKRKHEHAVRLQEIQSLLTNWKGPDLIGYGELVLEGTFRLQRAKNERTLFLFDKLLLITKKREETYTYKAHILCCNLMLVEVIPKEPLSFSVFHYKNPKLQHTVQAKSQQDKRMWILHLKRLILENHPAKIPAKAKQAILEMDAMHHPGFHYSPDGDKKDSPQTKEGPTPRRGRRKEPLSKLLKNAKQNAANTDGEKRTSLGATLLSPVSQLALGTIGRSRSLINQSQESLDPGDHYDHSDREEGEELHQQDADDEDDSGLGGGKRLRVPGKSSRKRLNPQASVDSIEQWKTFNMSASDLQRARESLVRDGSHHPPLLRTPRVTEEPPDVPIPSVIVTESDHSVRNIWADHRARRAMFPTRQRTMQPEDEDEDIYQMFVPTEPSGPEPEAPSEKSEAPSSPRAARPCSWHVEQVPTVQVDPPPSNGRVLRRASSAGEKAMEARQSPEDDQTDHSNLEVIHTESSSNDISGSSSAEQLTIDDIENVYDNISYEDLKNMGLIRRDPEENQSRKETSADAQGSQSQTERLPRVPVVTEPVIEPDNSSESNRSSIQEGKPFETCELKIVEENIYDTICFREPPSTELKGINEDNKLKQERDSLLASEQDLTGSLGGFVSEESLHFGEDDGPEASCIVPSSSEPDYSSSSASETFPQRSQKGDKMSEHVDEIWNDLENYIKNNEKKADRLPAAFPVSANESPKKASSVKNSPTKCPPVISSPATSPLTKSPPVHHPKPPPVTSTPSFTIPVINLPDLQSESTTEEEIHNPAPTSRPLPATPEPLPGTVKSIRNRLARLSSGSFRLEDDDLVELPPRSTSPKESTLKDLHSLFPGELAGLDSPLASSSLLLGESVDFPLELMDKTKSRVFLMARQYSQKIKKANQLLRMRSMDPGDSCSRARAEKKQKDLAAILEEKKQGGAAIGARIAEYSHLYDQVMFKDCPGQTSATPHHSHPGLPSSPSMPETSLDEDWLHSTYSNGELASFVSSSEAGDARASSTPQCRLTSSCSIPSLKTFPPSPTTPPSQRWSSCMSAPSEKEEHVYSSIKRHPSFNAPSPKSSPPSHCQSVGSLDGQQQEKNHQSGLKCNGATVDRSADRLHGPSLGRAGRQSSLPERFSQGHSELTLHDGQHVVVLNRDSALSILTATQNYLANFKDNGEDDDDYVEIRSEDESEQERDRLVQRNGSSLSSQNRVLVQSQSLPSTPVRSCDPLRSLDREHLEKYLWSEPQQNQPNIVQSLREKFQCLSSSSFA; from the exons ATGGACTCGTCGCCGGACAGCGCCGAGAGGCCCATCAGCTACAGCTCCACCTCGTCCTCGGCCTCCTCCCGGGACAGTCACTGCTCGCTGGGGAGCCGCTCCACTCTGGTCGCCGCCCCTCACTGTAACCCCGTCACCTCCAACAGGGACTCTGGGGCGATCCGGTTGGAGCTGGTCCCTGCCAGGCAGCTGGGCTGTGGAGAGGACGACGACAGgaatgatggagggatggacaCAGGGAGTGGGAAAGGGAGACAGACTGCGACTGAGCATTCAGAACCAGAGCTGAGCCCAGAGGGTGGAGATGGGACCAGTCAGGTGCAGGGAACCATAACGTACGTGGACCGAGTGGTGAAGGAAATACTGGACACGGAGAGAACCTACGTACAGGACCTGCGCAGCATTGTAGAG gACTATTTGGAGTGTATCAGCAACAACTCCCGACTGGCCTTGAGCTCTGAGGATAAAGGTTCACTGTTCGGCAACATCCAGGACATCTACCACTTTAACAG ggACCTTCTTCATCATCTTGAGAAGTGCAACGCAGACCCTGTTGCCATCGCCGAGTGCTTTGTATCCAAG agtGAAGAGTTCCACATTTACACCCAGTACTGCACCAACTACCCACG GTCGGTGGCTGTGCTCACAGAGTGCATGAGGAACAAGGCGCTGGCCAAGTTTTTCCGCGAGCGCCAAGAATCTCTGCGGCACTCCCTGCCCCTGGGCTCCTACCTGCTCAAGCCAGTGCAGAGGATCCTCAAGTACCACCTGCTGCTGCAT GAGATAGCCAACCACATGGAGAAGGACACAGAGACGTATGAGGTTGTGCAGGAAGCCATAGACACCATGCAGAGAGTGGCCTGGCACATCAACGATATGAAGAGGAAACACGAGCACGCCGTGAGGTTGCAG GAAATCCAGAGCCTGCTGACCAACTGGAAGGGTCCCGATCTGATTGGCTACGGAGAGTTGGTTCTCGAAGGAACGTTTCGTCTGCAGCGAGCCAAAAATGAAAGAACTCTGTTCCTTTTTGACAAGCTTCTGCTGATTACCAAGAAACGAGAAGAAACCTACACATACAAGGCTCACATCCTG TGCTGTAACCTGATGCTGGTGGAAGTTATTCCTAAAGAACCGCTGAGTTTCAGCGTGTTTCACTACAAGAATCCCAAACTGCAGCACACAGTCCAG GCCAAATCACAGCAAGACAAGCGCATGTGGATCTTACACCTGAAGAGACTCATACTTGAAAACCATCCTGCCAAAATCCCTGCCAAG GCCAAGCAAGCTATTTTGGAGATGGATGCAATGC ATCATCCTGGCTTTCATTACAGCCCTGATGGTGACAAGAAGGATTCCCCCCAAACCAAGGAAGGCCCCACTCCTCGTAGAGGACGCAGGAAAg AACCCCTTTCCAAATTACTGAAGAATGCTAAGCAGAATGCTGCCAACACTGATGGTGAAAAA cgAACCAGTCTAGGTGCCACCCTGCTGTCTCCAGTGTCCCAGCTGGCTCTGGGCACTATAGGTCGCAGCCGTAGCCTCATCAACCAATCACAGGAGTCCTTGGATCCTGGTGATCACTATGACCACAGCGACagagaggaaggggaggaaCTGCATCAACAAGATGCTGATGATGAGGATGACAGTGGACTG GGAGGCGGAAAGAGGCTGCGAGTTCCTGGCAAAAGCAGTAGGAAGAGGCTGAACCCTCAGGCATCTGTTGATAGTATAGAACAATGGAAAACCTTCAACATGAGCGCCTCCGACCTACAG AGAGCCAGAGAATCCTTAGTGAGGGACGGAAGCCACCATCCGCCACTGCTCAGGACACCTCGCGTCACAGAGGAGCCTCCAGACGTCCCCATCCCCTCCGTCATAGTCACAGAAAGTGACCACTCTGTGAGGAACATATGGGCCGACCATCGGGCTCGCAGGGCCATGTTCCCGACCCGCCAGAGGACCATGCAGCCTGAGGATGAGGACGAGGACATCTACCAGATGTTTGTTCCAACAGAGCCGAGCGGACCAGAACCAGAGGCGCCCTCAGAGAAGTCAGAGGCTCCCTCATCGCCCAGAGCAGCTCGGCCCTGCAGCTGGCATGTCGAACAGGTGCCTACAGTGCAGGTTGACCCTCCACCCAGTAATGGCAGAGTCCTGCGTAGGGCGAGTAGTGCTGGGGAGAAGGCTATGGAAGCTCGACAGAGTCCTGAAGATGACCAGACTGATCACAGCAACCTGGAAGTGATCCACACTGAATCATCCAGCAATGATATATCTGGCTCATCCTCAGCTGAGCAGCTGACAATAGATGATATTGAAAATGTGTATGACAATATCAGCTATGAGGACTTGAAGAACATGGGCCTCATCAGAAGGGACCCTGAAGAAAACCAGTCACGGAAGGAAACGTCAGCAGATGCACAGGGTTCCCAAAGCCAAACAGAAAGGCTACCAAGGGTTCCAGTGGTCACAGAGCCCGTGATTGAACCAGACAATTCTTCGGAGAGCAACAGGTCCTCCATACAGGAGGGGAAGCCATTTGAAACATGTGAACTCAAAATAGTGGAGGAGAATATCTACGACACCATCTGCTTTAGGGAGCCACCATCCACAGAACTCAAAGGAATCAATGAAgacaataaactaaaacaagagaGGGACAGTCTGCTAGCCTCAGAACAGGACCTGACTGGAAGTCTTGGAGGGTTTGTTTCTGAGGAGAGCCTCCACTTTGGAGAGGACGATGGACCAGAGGCCTCCTGTATTGTTCCATCTTCGTCTGAGCCAGATTATTCCTCGTCTTCTGCTTCGGAGACTTTCCCACAGCGCTCACAGAAAGGAGACAAGATGTCTGAGCACGTCGATGAGATCTGGAACGACTTAGAAAACTACATCAAGAACAACGAGAAGAAAGCTGATCGACTTCCTGCTGCGTTTCCTGTTAGTGCCAACGAGTCACCAAAGAAGGCCTCATCTGTCAAAAACAGTCCCACAAAGTGTCCTCCTGTAATTAGTTCTCCAGCAACCAGCCCTCTAACCAAGAGTCCCCCAGTACATCACCCTAAACCCCCACCTGTTACCTCCACACCATCATTCACCATCCCAGTTATCAACCTTCCAGACCTTCAGAGTGAAAGTACCACTGAAGAAGAAATCCACAACCCTGCTCCCACATCTCGCCCCCTTCCTGCCACCCCAGAGCCCCTCCCAGGCACTGTGAAGAGCATTCGGAACAGACTGGCTCGACTCAGCAGCGGCAGCTTCCGCCTGGAGGACGACGATCTGGTGGAGCTCCCACCGAGAAGCACCTCTCCGAAAGAGAGCACCCTCAAGGACCTTCATAGTTTGTTTCCAGGGGAGCTGGCAGGTCTGGACTCTCCCCTggcttcctcctctctgctcctggGTGAGTCTGTGGACTTTCCCCTGGAACTGATGGACAAAACCAAGAGCCGTGTGTTCCTGATGGCACGCCAGTACAGCCAGAAGATCAAGAAAGCCAACCAGCTGCTGAGGATGAGAAGTATGGACCCTGGAGACTCTTGTAGTCGGGCCAGAgcagagaagaagcagaaggaCCTTGCTGCCATCTTAGAGGAGAAGAAACAAGGGGGTGCAGCCATAG GCGCGAGGATAGCAGAGTACTCCCACCTCTATGACCAGGTGATGTTTAAGGACTGTCCCGGTCAGACCTCTGCTACTCCGCATCACAGCCATCCAGGGCTGCCGTCGTCTCCGTCCATGCCTGAGACCtccctggatgaggactggctCCACTCCACCTACAGCAACGGAGAGCTGGCCAGCTTCGTCTCCTCCAGCGAGGCCGGCGACGCTCGAGCGTCTTCCACCCCTCAGTGCAGACTCACCTCATCCTGCTCCATCCCCTCCCTCAAGaccttccctccctctcccacCACCCCGCCGTCGCAGAGGTGGAGCTCGTGCATGTCGGCGCCGAGCGAGAAGGAGGAGCACGTGTACAGCTCCATTAAGAGACATCCCTCCTTTAACGCACCGTCTCCAAAGTCCTCCCCACCCAGTCACTGTCAGTCGGTCGGCTCTCTGGACGGCCAGCAGCAGGAGAAGAACCACCAATCTGGACTCAAATGTAACGGAGCCACCGTGGATCGATCCGCGGACAGACTTCACGGCCCCAGTTTGGGTCGGGCCGGTCGGCAGAGCAGCCTCCCGGAGCGGTTCAGCCAGGGACATTCGGAGCTCACTTTACATGATGGCCAACACGTGGTCGTCCTGAACCGGGATTCTGCGCTGAGCATACTCACAGCCACCCAGAACTACCTGGCCAACTTCAAGGACAATGGGGAAGACGACGACGACTACGTAGAGATCCGCTCGGAGGATGAGAGCGAGCAGGAGCGGGACAGGTTGGTGCAGAGGAACGGCAGCTCCCTGTCCAGTCAGAACCGGGTGCTGGTCCAGTCTCAGAGTCTGCCGTCCACACCGGTCCGATCCTGCGACCCGCTGAGGTCTCTGGACCGGGAGCATCTGGAGAAGTACCTGTGGAGCGAACCGCAGCAGAACCAACCCAACATCGTCCAGTCTCTGAGGGAGAAGTTTCAGTGTCTGAGCTCCAGTAGCTTCGCCTGA